DNA sequence from the Pedobacter sp. W3I1 genome:
TGTTCATTAAGCTGTTAGTTGTTATCGCAATATTAACTAAAAACAACAAGATTATTACTAAGTTTCGGTTCGTGGCGACACAAACCGAGGCTAAGAAAATAAAAAATCGTAAGTCTATTTATATAAAGGTATTTATACATGATGTTTGCACTTTATAAGGATTAAAAATCCTTAGTTCTAGAATCGGGATTACAAATCCCGACTAGCTCTCTTTATTTTAAAGCTGTTTTACTGAAAATGTGATATTCTCCTGGCGCTAAAGTTCGGTTATAGCTATTTGATGACAAGTTAATGCTGCTTCCAACCGCATCGACCCAAGTGCCTGATGAACCAAAATCAATATTAGCTGCCTGGCTCACCACATCAAAATTACCGACTACTATAACCGTATTTGTACCTTCTGTTAATTTAATGTATTTGATTCCACCAGCAAGGTTATAGCTTGAGTTAGGTGAGTTAAAAATGCTGTTATTCTTTTTCAATCGGATGAATTTAGCGTAAGCATCGTACAGCGATTTGCGATTTGGATCAGCGTAATAATCCCATTTAATCGGTTTTTCGCCTGTTCTTCCATTAAAATCGATGTTGACATCGTAACCAAGCTCACCAAATTGCCAGATCATTTTTGGCCCGGGGATACTGAATAAAAATGCGGCAACCAATTCTTCCCTTTTTAACGAAGTGGCTAAATTTCCTTTGATTATATAACTGCCTGAAGCATTTCCGTAAGTGATGTTTTTAAAGTTTAACCGCTCCTCATCATGACTTTCGCCATAGCCAACCAAATTTTCTGATTTAGCAAAGCCGTGATTAGCATAAAAACCCCATTGAAAGTTAGAATTATCCAACCAACCCATGGTTGCCTCATTCATGTTATAATTCATGTTATTCCACAGCAGCATGCCATCATCGGCCAAAACCTTTTCTTCCGATTCTTCAGCAAAGTGCTCCAAAATCACGTAAAAATTCGGATCAATGGCTTTGATATAGCCATTATAGTCTTTCCATGTTGCAATCCGGCCAGCATCATATAATCTAAATTGGGCATCATCTGCTGACTGTTTCTGTGTAAATCCTTTTGACAGATCGAAACGGAAACCATCAATTTTATATTGCTGCATCCAAAATTTCATTACATCTTTCGAAAATTTCTTAGTGGCTGGGCTTTCATGGTTAAAATCGTAACCTACGTTAAATGGATGTTTAGCTTCAACATTAAACCATGGGCTATTTGCAGTGGGTTTTGAGCTATCGAAATACAATTGTACCATTGGCGATTGACCGAAGGAGTGATTCAACACCATATCCAAAATCACGGCAATACCCCGTCCATGGCATTCATCAATAAAATTCTGCAACGCCGTTTTGGCACCGTAATATTTATCGGGCGCAAAATAAAATGACGGATTATAACCCCAGCTCAAATTGCCTTCAAACTCATTTACGGGCATTAACTCAATTGCGTTAATCCCCAAACCAATTAAATAATCGAGTTTGGCCAATGTTGAGGCGTAGTTATGCTCCGTAGTAAAATCGCGGACCAGCAATTCGTAAATGACCAGGTTATCTTTAGCCGGACGGGAAAAACTGGTGTTTTTCCAGGTGTAAGTTGGCTGATTCGATTGCATC
Encoded proteins:
- a CDS encoding alpha-amylase family glycosyl hydrolase, with product MKKIIYRLGSCLHETKKVRNIVYLFLLVMLFNSACKKASTDGGIEPTRTNQTAALPAGAKDGVVFINNGTSAIVTLYAPGKKSVSLIGELNDWSTTSLPMQNTPDGNYWWIQIDNLNPNTEYAYQFYVDGNLKVADPYCEKILDPDNDKYITAATYPNLKTYPTGKTTGIVSVMQSNQPTYTWKNTSFSRPAKDNLVIYELLVRDFTTEHNYASTLAKLDYLIGLGINAIELMPVNEFEGNLSWGYNPSFYFAPDKYYGAKTALQNFIDECHGRGIAVILDMVLNHSFGQSPMVQLYFDSSKPTANSPWFNVEAKHPFNVGYDFNHESPATKKFSKDVMKFWMQQYKIDGFRFDLSKGFTQKQSADDAQFRLYDAGRIATWKDYNGYIKAIDPNFYVILEHFAEESEEKVLADDGMLLWNNMNYNMNEATMGWLDNSNFQWGFYANHGFAKSENLVGYGESHDEERLNFKNITYGNASGSYIIKGNLATSLKREELVAAFLFSIPGPKMIWQFGELGYDVNIDFNGRTGEKPIKWDYYADPNRKSLYDAYAKFIRLKKNNSIFNSPNSSYNLAGGIKYIKLTEGTNTVIVVGNFDVVSQAANIDFGSSGTWVDAVGSSINLSSNSYNRTLAPGEYHIFSKTALK